In a single window of the Cucumis melo cultivar AY chromosome 11, USDA_Cmelo_AY_1.0, whole genome shotgun sequence genome:
- the LOC103497272 gene encoding pentatricopeptide repeat-containing protein At2g13600-like has product MSMRSLDSFASFFGHSSQIKNLKTIKKIHAHLLRTHFQFFSPNLHSKLILSYSQIIPNFDAQSLNSIFKCIIPRTSLTFNVMISDFSRHGFPDFALMGFSFMHSNGVPIDTYALCSSLNGCSFVQNVVYGKQIHAFVGKSGWLCSVFVGSAIVDMYAKNSLIYDAVEVFDEMPMKNTVCANALLAGYGEARMWVEGLELLRKMQGLDLKYDQFTLSASLRACAGLSAIALGKQLHAYILRTVYDITSDVHLQSTLVEMYGKNGMVEKAWNVFNFAGLGHREDGKRDIIMWTSMLSVYGRNGCYKRVIELYNQMLMEGIKPDRVAFVTVISACGHTGEVNLGVKYFDSMQSDFGLEPGQEHYSCLADLLCRAGELEKAWKLVNDIKSRDYNVSLWGALLRACLEQGNIKLGNLAARRALELDPQNAGIFIMLSNLYAGFGLWNEIEHLREFVRKEGLYKDVGCSWIEITS; this is encoded by the coding sequence ATGTCTATGCGAAGTCTTGATTCCTTCGCCAGTTTCTTCGGCCATTCTTCTCAAATCAAAAATCTTAAAACCATTAAGAAGATTCACGCTCATTTGCTTAGAACCCACTTCCAATTTTTCTCCCCAAATCTTCACTCTAAGCTTATACTATCCTACTCCCAAATCATCCCCAATTTTGATGCGCAAAGCTTAAACAGCATCTTCAAATGCATCATCCCCAGAACTTCTTTAACCTTCAATGTAATGATTTCTGACTTTTCTCGACATGGGTTTCCTGATTTTGCGTTAATGGGGTTCTCTTTCATGCATTCTAATGGGGTTCCTATTGACACGTATGCCCTTTGCAGCTCTTTGAATGGTTGTTCTTTTGTTCAGAATGTGGTTTATGGAAAACAAATTCACGCATTCGTGGGGAAATCAGGTTGGTTGTGTAGTGTTTTTGTTGGGAGTGCGATTGTTGATATGTATGCAAAAAATTCTTTGATTTATGATGCCGTTGaagtgtttgatgaaatgcccaTGAAGAATACTGTGTGCGCAAATGCATTGCTGGCTGGGTATGGCGAGGCTAGGATGTGGGTTGAAGGACTTGAATTGCTACGGAAGATGCAGGGTCTGGATTTGAAGTATGACCAGTTCACTCTGTCTGCTTCTTTACGTGCATGCGCTGGTTTATCTGCAATTGCACTAGGTAAGCAACTGCATGCTTATATACTGCGAACGGTTTATGATATTACAAGTGATGTTCATTTGCAAAGCACATTAGTTGAAATGTATGGGAAGAATGGGATGGTGGAAAAAGCATGGAACGTATTCAACTTTGCAGGACTTGGACACCGAGAAGATGGGAAAAGGGATATTATAATGTGGACTTCTATGCTTAGTGTATATGGTAGAAATGGGTGTTacaaaagagtaattgaactgTACAACCAGATGTTGATGGAAGGGATCAAACCAGATAGAGTGGCTTTTGTGACAGTCATATCAGCTTGTGGTCATACTGGCGAGGTGAATCTTGGAGTCAAGTATTTTGACTCCATGCAGAGTGATTTTGGGTTGGAACCTGGTCAAGAGCACTACAGTTGTTTGGCTGACTTGCTCTGTAGAGCTGGGGAATTGGAAAAGGCATGGAAGCTCGTAAATGATATCAAAAGTCGGGATTACAATGTTTCCCTGTGGGGAGCTTTACTCCGTGCTTGCTTGGAACAGGGAAATATTAAGTTGGGCAATTTGGCAGCTCGTAGGGCACTTGAATTGGATCCTCAGAATGCTGGGATATTTATTATGCTATCAAATCTATATGCTGGTTTTGGCTTGTGGAATGAGATAGAGCATTTGAGGGAATTTGTGAGAAAGGAAGGGCTGTATAAAGATGTTGGATGTAGCTGGATAGAGATCACAAGTTGA
- the LOC103497271 gene encoding protein SMALL AUXIN UP-REGULATED RNA 51, with translation MAILKVNKLPQPTVLKQILKRCSSLGKKSNNGAYDADEELPLDVPKGHFAVYVGENRSRYIVPISFLTHPEFQCLLRQAEEEFGFDHYMGLTIPCQEHVFRSLTSSMLR, from the coding sequence ATGGCTATCCTCAAGGTAAACAAACTCCCACAACCTACTGTCCTCAAACAAATCCTCAAACGTTGCTCTAGCCTTGGAAAAAAGTCCAACAACGGTGCCTACGATGCCGATGAAGAACTCCCTCTTGACGTCCCCAAGGGCCACTTCGCCGTCTACGTCGGCGAGAACAGAAGTCGTTACATCGTTCCGATCTCGTTCTTAACTCACCCGGAATTCCAATGCTTACTTCGTCAAGCGGAAGAAGAATTTGGATTTGATCATTACATGGGGCTCACTATTCCTTGCCAAGAGCATGTGTTTAGATCCTTAACCTCCTCCATGCTTAGATGA
- the LOC103497274 gene encoding auxin-responsive protein SAUR23-like, protein MGIRLPSILLHTKQILKIQGVSTKVKSDIPRGHIAVYVGEIQTKRFVVPISFLNHPSFLNLLKTAEEEFGFNHPMGGLTIPCREETFIDLTSRLHTS, encoded by the coding sequence ATGGGAATCCGTTTGCCTTCAATTCTTCTTCACACCAAACAAATTCTCAAAATACAGGGCGTTTCTACTAAAGTTAAATCTGATATTCCCAGAGGACATATTGCAGTCTATGTAGGGGAAATCCAAACAAAGAGATTTGTGGTCCCAATTTCTTTCTTGAACCATCCTTCTTTTCTAAACCTACTGAAAACGGCCGAGGAGGAGTTTGGATTCAACCATCCAATGGGTGGCCTGACAATTCCCTGCAGAGAAGAGACCTTTATT